A genome region from Megalobrama amblycephala isolate DHTTF-2021 linkage group LG16, ASM1881202v1, whole genome shotgun sequence includes the following:
- the LOC125248872 gene encoding interferon-induced very large GTPase 1-like produces MSNTTKKERLGAETAKDLGTQRKEVEELFHRLHLEVKSNKLRASDVLQITANSLQAQGSCTEKELVQMFLQKLLMMNYKARSITVTEITKNYKEKQQKPQQSSANNVDAFSALFGKTSMSNIRQNNSDSIHPMDVQMAVFHCADRVLKQMMVTKLSQCRYALPLLVLDPFTQQIEFPLWTFREINQSWKIINNNNETVSQIQPIWKAETPMVFFFRFGSVSSSKSQLMNSLISEKHNTFFHRHCPGSSRTRVLMDGVVEIAWFCPSGTYDDKFTDRVAFCNLHGDAGDHEKQLQIMTEMASVNVVLLLQVDSNDKCAEKIQNLYKDPKPLICLLPEEDSVCSKMVDGKYKIGLKDRGQADVSKDLREAITDCLSFSSSESPSTFRLEDVAKHTDIRVDEKDNDDCKKGKKAAQEMMSLLEKKDLTEIKESFLPCQGKLWHQWCQKNKELNRPQGDDPEMEISKKKAEMMEIREQQHKSGISRFIHLFMEQMISDAENKPMFFLKWLRILLDEYTSADLSCLHHKYGEKWSNMLKLKESPKESEKHKAELLEISKKLQDATFGLEHILREIGQIYESCSSVKKNKKDLQFDFSSLPSLAAQMMISGFPLELMDGDAAHVPLVWISAVLDELIQKLGDQRVFVLSVLGIQSSGKSTMLNAMFGLQFAVSAGRCTRGAFMQLVKLSDEMKTQMNIDYILVVDTEGLRSLELAGKSITHHDNELATFVIGLGNLTLINIYGENPSEMQDILQIVVQAFMRMNKVNLNPSCVFVHQNVSDVTAGERNMEGRRRLQETLDKMTKLAAEDEVCNAECFSDVITFDVQKDVKYFAQLWEGSPPMAPPNPSYCENVQDLKKTILSHVSKSDGMKLTDIKNHIKNLWDALLNERFVFSFKNVLEIAAYRKLETEYSKWTWSLRKTMLETENKLQNKIENGAINVVEETDLQEELNVISTEVKKSMSEFFERDTNANILIQWKTSFELKISHIQDNIVRETKKKLNEVLQQRVLKKRIDAQRTQNENDLLEKAKKLASTLKDKANDDTILQRDFNLFWDNCVNDIKKDTPPVQNIEIFKDMKNVLCDIRFSDFTMESKNYNISMKPNYSDYVQIKKTKKLKMISYSLSNEDQTQIRNLIKYIEEQAKNFIMSKNIAKMGYNIGHIQELSGFIKAKVTEHEERHKENYVFKKHFFSELVFAIFNTIQVIIMEQHNIFKEANDPVLYIARKREEYYSIFQKYCQGATSAAILGEIICNKLKEPIQQSVCKQTARDLADEMKTNCESLNGNRSNLEKHILKTLAEKEDFKSYLTYIHKPKEYFKSFISSEVSQYINDNLTKSVLPKMRDDLSQKEKRITEAAKRATQEVDKKPGDVDLWLEIFTLNLSDLLIFSENDLKGVSRDDVNVKLLEEVIINQLPPIISDKSKTFSTESFLLKLEYKDRPDEILNEHLCKCCWVQCPFCKAICTNTAEEHDPKLHSVPFHRINGLNGWHYRGTQDLSAGFCTTLVSSTKRFYPSDESESIPYKDYTTAGGHYAEWSITPDLSELSYWKWFVCTFQKELENHYSKKFQGHGEIPDEWRNHSKQDAIESLDKYI; encoded by the coding sequence CTGATGATGAACTACAAAGCAAGAAGTATCACTGTTACAGAGATTACGAAgaattacaaagaaaaacaacaaaaacccCAACAATCATCTGCAAACAATGTTGATGCGTTTAGTGCACTTTTTGGAAAAACATCTATGTCTAATATAAGACAGAACAACAGTGATTCTATTCACCCAATGGATGTTCAGATGGCCGTGTTTCATTGTGCTGATCGTGTCCTGAAGCAGATGATGGTCACTAAACTGTCCCAGTGCCGGTACGCTCTGCCTCTGCTTGTTCTTGATCCATTCACACAACAGATTGAGTTTCCTCTCTGGACATTTAGAGAAATTAACCAGAGCtggaaaataataaacaacaacaatgaaACCGTTAGTCAAATCCAGCCAATCTGGAAGGCAGAAACTCCAATGGTGTTTTTCTTCAGGTTTGGCTCTGTGTCTTCATCCAAGTCTCAGCTGATGAACAGTCTGATCAGTGAGAAACACAACACGTTCTTCCACAGACACTGCCCCGGCAGCAGCAGAACCAGAGTCCTGATGGATGGAGTGGTGGAGATCGCCTGGTTCTGCCCCTCTGGAACATATGATGATAAATTCACTGATCGTGTTGCATTCTGTAATCTACACGGTGATGCAGGAGACCATGAGAAACAGCTGCAGATAATGACTGAAATGGCCTCAGTCAATGTTGTTCTTCTATTACAAGTGGACAGCAATGACAAATGTGCAGAAAAAATCCAAAACCTTTACAAGGACCCAAAGCCACTGATCTGCCTTCTTCCTGAGGAAGACTCAGTATGCAGTAAGATGGTGgatggaaaatataaaattggTTTGAAAGACAGAGGTCAGGCAGATGTTTCTAAAGATCTCAGAGAAGCTATTACAGATTGTCTCTCATTCTCATCTTCAGAATCACCTTCCACTTTCAGACTTGAAGATGTGgccaaacacacagacatcagaGTAGATGAGAAAGATAATGATGACTGCAAGAAAGGAAAGAAGGCAGCACAAGAAATGATGAGTCTACTGGAGAAGAAAGATCTGACAGAAATCAAAGAATCATTTTTACCCTGTCAGGGAAAACTGTGGCATCAGTGGTGTCAGAAGAATAAAGAACTAAATCGACCTCAAGGAGATGACCCGGAAATggaaattagtaaaaaaaaagctGAGATGATGGAAATCCGTGAACAGCAGCATAAATCTGGCATCAGTAggtttatacatttattcatggAACAAATGATCTCAGATGCTGAAAATAAGCCAATGTTTTTCCTTAAATGGCTCAGAATCCTCCTGGATGAATATACCTCAGCTGATCTTTCTTGTCTACATCACAAGTATGGTGAAAAGTGGTCAAACATGTTAAAACTGAAAGAAAGTCCTAAAGAATCTGAAAAACACAAGGCTGAACTTCTGGAAATATCTAAGAAACTTCAAGATGCAACCTTTGGTTTGGAGCACATCCTCAGAGAAATTGGCCAGATTTATGAATCATGTTCATCTGTGAAGAAGAACAAGAAAGACCTGCAGTTTGACTTCTCTTCTCTCCCGAGTCTTGCAGCGCAGATGATGATCTCTGGATTTCCACTGGAGCTGATGGATGGAGATGCTGCTCATGTTCCTCTGGTCTGGATCTCTGCTGTTCTTGATGAACTCATACAGAAACTGGGAGACCAGAGAGTCTTTGTGCTGTCGGTTTTAGGGATTCAGAGCTCTGGGAAATCCACCATGCTGAATGCCATGTTTGGACTGCAGTTTGCCGTCAGTGCTGGCAGATGCACCAGAGGAGCTTTCATGCAGCTGGTCAAACTGTCAGACGAgatgaaaacacagatgaacATTGACTATATTCTGGTTGTTGATACTGAGGGACTTCGTTCTCTAGAACTGGCTGGAAAATCAATAACACATCATGACAATGAATTGGCCACGTTTGTTATTGGTCTTGGAAATCTCACATTGATCAACATCTATGGAGAAAACCCATCTGAGATGCAGGACATTCTTCAGATTGTTGTTCAAGCCTTCATGAGGATGAATAAGGTCAATCTGAATCCcagctgtgtgtttgtgcatcagAACGTTTCAGATGTCACAGCTGGAGAGAGAAATATGGAGGGAAGGAGACGACTGCAGGAGACACTGGATAAGATGACAAAACTCGCTGCTGAAGATGAAGTCTGTAATGCAGAATGTTTCAGTGATGTCATTACATTTGATGTTCAGAAGGATGTGAAGTATTTTGCTCAGCTCTGGGAGGGAAGCCCACCAATGGCACCACCAAACCCTTCATACTGCGAAAATGTTCAAGACCTTAAGAAAACTATTCTTTCTCATGTTTCAAAATCAGATGGCATGAAGCTGACAGACAtcaaaaatcatattaaaaacCTCTGGGATGCTTTATTGAATGAACGCTTTGTGTTCAGCTTCAAAAATGTTCTGGAGATCGCTGCATATAGAAAACTGGAGACAGAATACAGTAAGTGGACCTGGAGTCTTCGGAAGACCATGCTGGAAACTGAAAACAAATTACagaacaaaatagaaaatggagCAATCAATGTGGTTGAAGAAACAGATCTTCAAGAGGAACTGAATGTAATAAGTACAGAAGTGAAGAAATCAATGTCAGAATTCTTTGAGAGAGACACCAATGCCAATATACTGATCCAGTGGAAAACATCTTTTGAATTAAAAATCTCACACATACAGGATAATATTGTTAGAGAAACAAAGAAGAAATTGAATGAGGTGCTTCAGCAGCGAGTCCTAAAGAAAAGGATTGATGCTCAGAGgacacaaaatgaaaatgatctacTTGAGAAGGCCAAAAAACTTGCCTCAACTCTCAAAGACAAAGCAAATGATGATACGATCCTGCAGAGagactttaatttattttgggaTAATTGTGTAAATGATATTAAGAAAGACACACCGCCAGTCCAAAACATTGAAATTTTTAAAGATATGAAGAACGTCCTCTGTGACATCAGATTCTCAGATTTCACTATGGAGAGCAAAAACTACAATATTTCCATGAAGCCAAACTATTCAGATTatgtacaaattaaaaaaactaagaaattaaaaatgattagtTATTCTCTATCCAACGAGGATCAGACCCAAATCAGAAACTTGATTAAATACATTGAAGAGCAAGCAAAAAATTTCATCATGTCAAAAAACATTGCAAAGATGGGCTACAATATAGGGCACATCCAAGAACTCAGTGGTTTCATCAAAGCAAAAGTAACAGAACATGAAGAAAGACATAAAGAGAATTATGTGTTTAAGAAACACTTTTTCAGTGAATTGGTATTTGCCATATTCAACACAATACAAGTGATAATCATGGAACAGCACAACATTTTCAAAGAAGCCAATGATCCTGTTCTCTATATTGCAAGAAAAAGAGAGGAATATTACAGTATATTTCAGAAATACTGCCAGGGAGCAACATCAGCTGCAATCTTAGGTGAGATCATCTGTAACAAACTTAAAGAGCCCATTCAGCAGAGCGTCTGCAAACAAACTGCCCGAGATTTGGCAGATGAAATGAAGACAAACTGTGAATCACTGAATGGAAACAGATCTAATCTGGAGAAACACATCCTGAAGACACTGGCAGAAAAGGAAGATTTTAAGTCATACTTAACTTACATTCATAAACCCAAAGAATACTTCAAGAGTTTCATCAGCAGTGAAGTCAGTCAGTACATCAATGATAACTTAACCAAAAGTGTTCTGCCCAAGATGAGAGATGATTTAAGTCAGAAGGAGAAGCGGATCACAGAAGCAGCGAAGAGAGCAACTCAAGAGGTTGATAAAAAACCTGGAGATGTTGATCTGTGGTTGGAGATTTTCACACTGAATTTATCAGATCTGCTGATATTCTCTGAGAATGACCTCAAAGGAGTTAGTCGTGATGATGTTAATGTAAAACTCCTAGAAGAAGTAATAATAAATCAACTTCCTCCCATAATATCTGACAAGAGCAAGACATTCAGTACAGAATCTTTTCTGTTGAAGCTGGAATATAAGGACAGACCTGATGAGATTCTGAATGAACATCTCTGTAAGTGCTGTTGGGTTCAGTGTCCGTTCTGTAAAGCCATCTGCACAAACACAGCAGAAGAACATGATCCAAAACTTCACAGCGTTCCTTTCCATCGAATTAATGGACTGAATGGGTGGCATTATAGAGGAACACAAGACCTTTCTGCAGGTTTTTGCACAACTCTAGTGTCAAGTACTAAGAGATTTTACCCATCTGATGAATCTGAATCCATTCCATATAAAGATTACACAACAGCAGGAGGCCATTATGCTGAATGGAGCATCACCCCTGACCTCTCTGAGCTCTCATACTGGAAGTGGTTTGTCTGCACATTTCAGAAAGAGCTGGAAAATCACTATAGTAAAAAATTTCAGGGTCATGGTGAGATTCCAGATGAATGGAGAAACCACTCAAAACAGGATGCTATTGAGAGTTTGGACAAATACATCTGA